Within the Gracilinema caldarium DSM 7334 genome, the region AAGTCTCTACAAAACCTTCGACAGTTATATCATTAATCGTGGATGGAATAAACAGGGCCGGTGGTTTTCCAGTTTTCATAGCCAAAGGTCCAGCTATTTTTGCAGCTCGTTTTGCATCAATCTGATAATTTATTGAAAAATCTTTACCCCATATCACAATCACCATTTTGGGATTCTTACGTTTTAACTCTGCTGCAACCGATTCATACCGAACTGGAGCTATGATGAAACTATTTGACACGATTTTTTTTTCTAAAAAGTTCAAACACTGGGTTTTATCAGCAACCTGTGGTACATAAATGATTTGAACAGGTCTATATAAACGGATGCTAGCCTTAATGGTTTGCCATAGAGCTCGATTTTTGCCATATAACAGCATTTCAAGTTCATCGCTAAGAATAAAAACTTTAGTTCTGCTACAAAAAAGACAACCTACTGCAAAAAAAATGAGGCTTACTATTAGAATGATATATCCTTTATATGTATTACCCCTTATCATAAAAGCTCCTATAAAACTATACCATAAAAACTTGTTATAAAGGAAGGTTATACCATCCTTGACCAAGGGCTCTGGGTAGCATAAAATTACAGTCATTCTATTTGTATAAGGAGAGTTTCCATGACCAGCTATAAAGAACTCGGTCTCGTAAACACCGTCGAGCTGTTTAAAAAGGCAGTGAGCGGCGGATATGCTATTCCAGCATACAATTTTAATAATATGGAACAGCTCCAGGCAATCATTCAGGCCTGCGTAGAAACCAAATCACCTGTCATTCTCCAGGTATCTTCCGGTGCACGGAAATATGCAAACCAGACCCTACTCCGCCATATGGCCCGAGGAGCCGTCGAATATGCTCATGAATTGGGATATGATATCCCCATAGTTTTGCATCTAGATCATGGTGACAGTTTTGAACTTTGTAAGGATTGTATTGAATCGGGTTTCTCATCGGTCATGATCGATGGGTCTCACCTACCCTATGATGAAAATGTGGCGCTAACCAAGAAGGTCTGTGAGTTTGCCCATTCACGGAAAGACTATGTTTCCGTAGAGGGCGAGCTTGGTGTTTTGGCAGGCGTAGAAGATGATGTATCTGCAGAACACAGTCACTATACACAGCCAGAAGAGGTTGAAGATTTTGTACGGAAAACTGGGGTTGATTCTCTGGCTATTTCCATTGGAACCAGCCATGGCCGCACTAAATTCAAACCCGAACAGTGCACCCGTGATGCCAATGGAATCCTCATTCCCCCACCCCTTCGTTTCGATATCCTTGAAGAAATTGAAAAGCGGATCCCTGGCTTCCCAATTGTGCTCCATGGATCTTCATCGGTTCCGATTGAATATGTAAAGTTGATAGAAAAGTATGGTGGAAGCATGAAGGATTCGGTGGGTATCCCCGAGGAACAGCTACGCCGAGCTGCCAAGAGCGCTGTCTGTAAAATCAACATCGATTCCGATGGCCGGCTTGCGATGACCGCCATGATCCGCAAAGTATTCGCAGAAAAACCTGATGAGTTTGACCCCCGCAAGTACCTAGGCCCCGCCCGGGATGAGCTTAAGAAGCTCTATATGCATAAGAACATCAACGTATTAGGTTCTGCAGGAAAAGCTTAAGCACTTACCAGCTTACCAGGACACTACTTGCATCACTTACAGCGTGACAGGTGATGTCCTGGATACCAAGTTCCTGAACAGAGAAGTGTAATGCTTTGTTTCAGGGGCTGTCATTATGATTTCCTAATGAGTGATCAAGGCCTCTTTGTTGTACAAATCTCCAATAGTTCGTGACAAGGTACCACACCCCAGGTAGAAAGCTTACAATAGCTGCCAGTACTGCGACTAGATAAAGCTTTAAAAACCATGCCCAGTAGGCTGTAGTTGCAAAAAGAGGCAATACATATGCCATTGCATAGAAGAAAAATGAGAAAAAACCAATTTCTTCTTCTGCCTTTTCAAGAAGCCATGGAATACCAATGCTAAGAGCTCCCCATAGTCCTGGAGTAAGCACCAAAAGGATCCCATCTTTATAAATATTCCATTGAATACTTTTTACAAGAGCCATAGGAATAAGCCATATGAGAATGAACTGG harbors:
- a CDS encoding class II fructose-bisphosphate aldolase, which codes for MTSYKELGLVNTVELFKKAVSGGYAIPAYNFNNMEQLQAIIQACVETKSPVILQVSSGARKYANQTLLRHMARGAVEYAHELGYDIPIVLHLDHGDSFELCKDCIESGFSSVMIDGSHLPYDENVALTKKVCEFAHSRKDYVSVEGELGVLAGVEDDVSAEHSHYTQPEEVEDFVRKTGVDSLAISIGTSHGRTKFKPEQCTRDANGILIPPPLRFDILEEIEKRIPGFPIVLHGSSSVPIEYVKLIEKYGGSMKDSVGIPEEQLRRAAKSAVCKINIDSDGRLAMTAMIRKVFAEKPDEFDPRKYLGPARDELKKLYMHKNINVLGSAGKA